A single genomic interval of Stieleria maiorica harbors:
- a CDS encoding tetratricopeptide repeat protein, giving the protein MSDIHSQYNEVEKLIDDEKFSEAIEGLNSILDQDDSFVLGHLALARVYTKTGQHAEAIQHGEKACELEPNDPFNFTAMSVTYQRAWAGTQDQQYIAKAEDAMAKAQMLQSQA; this is encoded by the coding sequence ATGAGTGATATCCACAGTCAATACAACGAAGTCGAAAAACTGATCGACGACGAGAAGTTCAGCGAAGCGATCGAGGGCTTGAACTCGATCCTTGATCAAGACGATTCGTTCGTGCTCGGACATCTGGCGCTCGCCCGCGTCTACACCAAGACGGGGCAACACGCCGAGGCGATCCAGCACGGCGAAAAAGCGTGTGAGCTGGAACCCAATGACCCGTTCAACTTCACCGCCATGAGCGTGACGTACCAACGGGCGTGGGCCGGAACGCAAGACCAGCAATACATCGCCAAAGCCGAAGACGCGATGGCCAAAGCGCAAATGCTGCAATCGCAAGCCTAG
- the acnA gene encoding aconitate hydratase AcnA, translating to MSFDPFSVRDQFETGSGAATIYRLSKLQDAGLGQIDRMPFSIRVLLEAVLRNCDGFSVSEDDVKNLAAWNAASPAKQEVPFKPYRVVLQDFTGVPAVVDLAAMRSAMQRIGGDPNKINPLIPVDLVIDHSVQVDFFGSEAALGQNVEIEFERNRERYEFLRWGQQAFDNFRVVPPNVGIVHQVNLEYLAHVVAIRDTGDGPVAMPDTLVGTDSHTTMINGLGVLGWGVGGIEAEANMLGQPLYMLMPEVIGFELTGKLPSGATATDMVLRVVELLRAEGVVGKFVEFFGSGMNAMSVADRATIANMAPEYGATMGFFPVDDVTLTYLRQTGRAEAGVQLVERYCKEQGLFHTDDSPTLNYTKTLSLDLGTVEPSLAGPKRPQDRISLANMKSAFHDALTAPIGKTGFGLDASELDRKGTIQDNGHSSQIGHGAVVIAAITSCTNTSNPSVMIGAGLLAKKAAERGLKVPSHVKTSLAPGSRVVTEYLDKAGLTEPLKTLGFHTVGYGCTTCIGNSGPLPAPVAGAIESGDLVASAVLSGNRNFEGRVNPLTRANYLASPPLVVAYALAGTTDIDLVNEPLGKDAKGEDVYLKEIWPSAEEILDTIHTSIDPEMFTRQYNEAVAGNELWNAIEAAEGAIYPWSDESSYIHHPPFLDHVSGDAVPAIGPIEGARCLVLLGDSVTTDHISPAGAIASDGPAGKFLQESGIPIKEFNSFGSRRGNDLVMVRGTFANIRIRNQLAPGTEGGVTRHLPTGEVTSIYDASMQYQKDGTPLVVLAGTEYGTGSSRDWAAKGTMLLGVKAVIAASYERIHRSNLVGMGVLPLEFADGKTWQSLGLTGEETFSIPDLSDDLEPRSTIAVTATADDGTVTTFDCIVRIDTPVELQYYRNGGILPTVLRNLAQA from the coding sequence GTGAGTTTTGACCCGTTTAGCGTCCGCGACCAATTTGAAACCGGCAGCGGAGCAGCCACCATTTACCGGCTCAGCAAGTTGCAAGACGCCGGACTCGGCCAGATTGATCGGATGCCGTTTTCGATTCGAGTGCTGCTCGAAGCGGTCTTGCGCAACTGCGACGGATTTTCGGTCAGCGAAGACGATGTGAAAAACTTGGCGGCTTGGAACGCCGCCTCTCCGGCCAAGCAGGAAGTCCCCTTCAAGCCCTACCGTGTCGTGCTGCAGGACTTCACCGGCGTGCCGGCGGTCGTCGACTTGGCAGCGATGCGATCGGCGATGCAACGCATCGGCGGCGACCCCAACAAGATCAACCCGTTGATCCCTGTCGACTTGGTGATCGACCACAGTGTTCAGGTCGACTTCTTCGGCAGCGAAGCCGCGTTGGGGCAAAACGTCGAGATCGAATTCGAGCGGAACCGGGAACGTTATGAATTCTTGCGTTGGGGGCAACAAGCCTTTGACAACTTCCGCGTCGTTCCGCCGAACGTCGGGATCGTTCACCAAGTCAACTTGGAATATCTGGCTCATGTCGTCGCGATCCGCGATACCGGCGACGGCCCGGTGGCGATGCCCGACACGCTGGTCGGTACAGACAGTCACACCACGATGATCAATGGCCTGGGCGTGCTCGGTTGGGGCGTCGGCGGGATCGAAGCCGAAGCCAACATGCTGGGACAGCCCTTGTACATGTTGATGCCGGAAGTCATCGGTTTTGAACTGACCGGCAAACTGCCGTCCGGTGCAACGGCGACCGACATGGTGTTGCGTGTGGTCGAACTGTTGCGAGCCGAAGGTGTGGTGGGCAAGTTCGTCGAGTTCTTCGGCAGCGGGATGAACGCGATGAGCGTCGCCGACCGGGCCACGATCGCCAACATGGCGCCTGAGTATGGCGCGACGATGGGCTTCTTCCCCGTCGACGATGTCACATTAACTTACTTGCGACAAACCGGTCGCGCCGAGGCCGGCGTTCAGTTGGTCGAACGGTACTGCAAAGAACAAGGGTTGTTCCACACCGACGACAGTCCGACGCTGAACTACACCAAGACACTGTCGTTGGACTTGGGAACCGTGGAACCCAGCTTGGCCGGGCCGAAGCGTCCCCAAGACCGAATCTCACTGGCAAACATGAAGTCGGCGTTCCACGACGCATTGACCGCGCCGATCGGCAAGACCGGGTTCGGGCTCGATGCCAGCGAATTGGATCGCAAAGGCACGATCCAGGACAACGGTCACAGCAGCCAGATCGGCCACGGTGCGGTGGTGATCGCGGCCATCACGTCCTGCACCAACACCAGCAACCCGTCGGTAATGATCGGCGCCGGTTTGCTGGCCAAGAAAGCAGCCGAGCGTGGGCTGAAGGTTCCCTCGCACGTCAAAACCAGTTTGGCACCGGGATCACGCGTCGTCACCGAGTACTTGGACAAGGCCGGTCTGACCGAGCCGCTCAAGACGCTCGGTTTCCACACCGTCGGATACGGGTGCACGACGTGTATCGGCAACAGCGGTCCGTTGCCGGCACCGGTTGCCGGCGCGATCGAGTCGGGGGACCTGGTCGCATCGGCCGTGCTCAGCGGCAACCGGAACTTCGAAGGACGCGTCAATCCGTTGACCCGAGCGAACTATTTGGCCAGCCCGCCGCTGGTGGTCGCCTACGCATTGGCCGGAACGACCGACATCGATCTGGTCAACGAGCCGTTGGGCAAAGATGCCAAGGGCGAAGACGTCTACCTGAAAGAGATCTGGCCGTCGGCCGAAGAGATCCTGGACACCATCCATACCTCGATCGATCCCGAGATGTTCACGCGGCAATACAACGAAGCCGTCGCGGGGAACGAATTGTGGAACGCGATCGAAGCGGCCGAGGGAGCGATTTATCCCTGGAGCGATGAGAGCAGTTACATCCACCATCCGCCCTTCTTGGATCACGTCAGTGGCGACGCAGTCCCGGCGATCGGACCGATCGAAGGTGCTCGATGCCTGGTGCTGTTGGGCGATTCGGTCACGACCGACCACATCTCGCCGGCCGGTGCGATCGCTTCGGACGGACCTGCCGGTAAATTCCTGCAAGAGAGCGGAATCCCGATCAAAGAATTCAACAGTTTCGGATCGCGACGCGGCAATGATTTGGTGATGGTTCGCGGCACGTTTGCCAACATTCGCATCCGCAACCAGCTGGCGCCGGGAACCGAAGGTGGCGTCACGCGTCACCTGCCCACCGGTGAAGTGACCAGCATCTACGACGCGTCGATGCAGTACCAGAAAGACGGCACCCCGTTGGTCGTGTTGGCCGGAACCGAATACGGTACCGGCAGCAGTCGCGACTGGGCGGCCAAGGGCACGATGTTGCTAGGGGTCAAGGCCGTGATCGCTGCCAGCTACGAGCGGATTCACCGCAGCAACCTGGTCGGCATGGGCGTCTTACCGTTGGAATTCGCTGACGGAAAAACGTGGCAATCACTCGGTTTGACCGGCGAGGAAACGTTCTCGATCCCGGACCTGTCCGATGACCTGGAACCCCGCAGCACGATCGCTGTGACGGCGACCGCCGACGACGGCACCGTCACCACCTTTGACTGCATCGTCCGGATCGACACGCCGGTCGAATTGCAGTATTACCGCAACGGCGGCATCCTGCCGACCGTTCTTCGAAACCTGGCCCAGGCATAA